From a region of the Vicia villosa cultivar HV-30 ecotype Madison, WI unplaced genomic scaffold, Vvil1.0 ctg.000951F_1_1, whole genome shotgun sequence genome:
- the LOC131632513 gene encoding uncharacterized protein LOC131632513, with translation MDLVDVPCTGGSNTWFRGNGKAMSRLDRFLLSNKLIEEWNVTDQRVGKRDISDHSPIWLNSGKKNWGPKPFRFNNAWFNHELFKPFIKEEWSKLIVEGNGDFILYEKLKLLKQRIRDWNRDVFGWIDLRVIQNVDNLNELDSLLVDHFGGNIRDLVTNRSKVTKEIWNTLNMKESMIRLKSRQLWLEEGNKNTRFFHNSLKERYRRNIILAVEGENGIEEGVEEIKGIVKTHFEDFFKEGNENRAVPEGIGFKKLNMEESKFMTDFHRTAKLTKVLTSSFTTLIPKVNNPQSLKEYRPICLVGSLHKILTKLLAAKVKKCTWKIDIGEPNSFYTGKAHNRRDFGY, from the coding sequence ATGGATTTGGTAGATGTCCCTTGCACAGGGGGAAGTAACACTTGGTTTAGAGGAAATGGGAAGGCTATGAGCAGGTTGGATAGGTTCCTGTTATCCAATAAATTGATAGAAGAATGGAATGTTACTGATCAAAGGGTAGGGAAGAGAGACATTTCTGACCATAGCCCAATTTGGCTCAATTCAGGCAAGAAGAATTGGGGTCCAAAACCCTTTAGATTCAATAACGCTTGGTTTAATCACGAGTTATTCAAGCCGTTTATCAAGGAGGAGTGGTCAAAGTTGATAGTGGAAGGGAATGGTGACTTCATTTTGTATGAGAAGCTCAAGTTGCTAAAGCAAAGGATTAGAGATTGGAACCGTGACGTTTTTGGGTGGATTGACCTTAGGGTGATCCAAAATGTGGACAATCTTAATGAATTGGATAGCTTGTTGGTCGATCATTTTGGAGGCAATATAAGGGACTTGGTTACTAATAGGAGCAAAGTAACGAAAGAGATTTGGAACACTTTGAACATGAAAGAAAGTATGATACGCTTGAAGTCAAGGCAATTGTGGTTAGAAGAGGGTAACAAGAATACTCGTTTCTTTCACAATTCTTTGAAAGAAAGATATAGAAGAAATATTATTCTTGCGGTAGAAGGAGAAAATGGTATTGAGGAAGGAGTAGAAGAGATAAAAGGAATAGTCAAAACTCACTTTGAGGATTTCTTCAAAGAAGGCAATGAGAATCGTGCCGTTCCCGAAGGCATTGGCTTTAAGAAGCTCAACATGGAAGAAAGTAAATTCATGACTGACTTTCACAGGACAGCAAAACTTACTAAAGTTCTTACGTCATCTTTCACCACTCTAATCCCGAAGGTTAATAACCCACAATCTTTGAAGGAATACAGGCCCATTTGTTTGGTGGGGAGCCTACACAAGATTCTCACCAAACTTCTAGCAGCAAAGGTTAAAAAGTGTACTTGGAAAATTGATATCGGAGAACCAAACAGCTTTTATACCGGGAAGGCACATAACAGACGGGATTTTGGTTATTAA